CGTCACCGGGAAGGCGGCGAGGCGGAAGTAGAGGTCCTCGCGGAACAGCCCCTCGCGCACGAGCCCCTGCAGGTCGCGGTTGCTGGCGCAGACGACGCGCACGTCGAACGGCCGCGCCTCGCTCCCGCCGAGCGGGACGGCCCGCCGCTCCTGCAGCGCGCGCAGCAGCTTCGCCTGCACCGCCGGGCTCGTCTCGGCCACCTCGTCGAGGAAGAGCGTGCCGCCGTCCGCCGCCTCGAACCGCCCGACGCGCCGCCGGTCGGCGCCGGTGAAGGCGCCCCGCTCGTGCCCGAACAGCTCGCTCTCCAGCAGCGCCTCGGGGAGCGCGGCGCAGTTGATCGCCACGAACGGGCCGCCGGCCCGCGGGCTCTCGTCGTGGATCGCCCGCGCGAACAGCTCCTTGCCGACCCCCGACTCGCCGAGCAGCAGCACCGTGAGGTCGGTCGGGACCGCCTTGCGCACGAGCTCCACGGTCGGCGCGAGCCCGGCGTCGGCGCCGACGATCCCGCGGAAGCCGGCGCGCGCGCGCAACTCGTCGGTCAGGCGCCGCACCTGCCGCGACAGCCGGCCCATCGAGAGCGCGTTCTTCACGGCGATGTCGAGCCGGTCCATGTCGAACGGCTTGGCGATGAAGTCGTGCGCGCCGAGCTTCATCGCCTCGACGGCCCGCTCGACCGTGCCGAAGGCGGTCATCATGATCACCGGCAGGTCCGGCACGAGGCGGCGCGCCCGCCGCAGGACCTCGAGCCCGTCGATCCCCGGGAGCATCACGTCGAGCAGGCAGATGTCGGGCGGGTCGAGCTCGACCATCTCGACCGCCTGCTCCCCCGTCTCGGCCAGCGCGACGCGGAAGCCGCGCCGGGCGAGCGTGAACGAGAGGAGCCGGCGCAGGCTGGCTTCGTCGTCGACGACGAGGATCGTGGGCGCGGCAGCGGTCATCGTTTCCCGTCCCCCCGCCCCGAATATTGGTCGTCCCGCCCCGGCGTGCCACCTTGGGACAACCGGCCCTGTCCCAAACTGGGACGGTCTGTTGAAATCGGGCCGCAGTTGATGATCCGGTCGCGATCGTCTAATTTCGCCCTCGCCCGCGGGGCCGAAAAGCCCCGTTCGCATTGGGTCGGCA
The genomic region above belongs to bacterium and contains:
- a CDS encoding sigma-54 dependent transcriptional regulator is translated as MTAAAPTILVVDDEASLRRLLSFTLARRGFRVALAETGEQAVEMVELDPPDICLLDVMLPGIDGLEVLRRARRLVPDLPVIMMTAFGTVERAVEAMKLGAHDFIAKPFDMDRLDIAVKNALSMGRLSRQVRRLTDELRARAGFRGIVGADAGLAPTVELVRKAVPTDLTVLLLGESGVGKELFARAIHDESPRAGGPFVAINCAALPEALLESELFGHERGAFTGADRRRVGRFEAADGGTLFLDEVAETSPAVQAKLLRALQERRAVPLGGSEARPFDVRVVCASNRDLQGLVREGLFREDLYFRLAAFPVT